One stretch of Roseovarius mucosus DNA includes these proteins:
- a CDS encoding F0F1 ATP synthase subunit gamma, translated as MPNLKDLKNRIASVKSTRKITKAMQMVAAAKLRRAQDAAEQARPYTERFNAVMGKLAASVGDAANAPRLLAGTGEDKVHLLVVMTAERGLCGGFNANIAKLAKTHAAELLAKGKTVKILTVGKKGRDAMKRDFGQYSVGHVDMSEVKRLGYADAQGIAAEVLKRFDGGEFDVAKIFFSRFENVVSQIPSMQQVIPFDVDTTAGKVDTDSFYDYEPDEQAILADLLPRGVATAIFAALLENGASEQGARMSAMDNATRNAGDMIDRLTIEYNRSRQAVITNELIEIISGAEAL; from the coding sequence ATGCCGAATCTCAAGGACCTGAAAAACAGGATCGCGTCGGTCAAATCGACCCGCAAGATCACCAAGGCCATGCAGATGGTTGCCGCGGCGAAACTTCGCCGCGCTCAGGATGCTGCCGAGCAGGCCCGCCCCTATACCGAGCGTTTCAACGCGGTAATGGGCAAGCTTGCGGCCTCTGTCGGGGATGCGGCCAATGCGCCGCGTCTTTTGGCGGGCACGGGTGAGGACAAGGTGCATCTCTTGGTGGTGATGACTGCCGAGAGGGGCCTTTGCGGTGGCTTCAACGCGAACATCGCCAAGCTGGCCAAAACCCATGCCGCCGAGTTGTTGGCCAAGGGCAAGACGGTCAAGATCTTGACCGTTGGCAAGAAGGGCCGTGACGCGATGAAGCGCGACTTTGGCCAATATTCCGTGGGTCACGTCGACATGAGCGAGGTCAAGCGCCTTGGGTATGCCGATGCCCAAGGGATCGCGGCCGAAGTGCTCAAGCGGTTCGACGGGGGCGAGTTCGATGTCGCGAAGATTTTCTTTTCGCGGTTCGAGAACGTGGTCAGCCAGATCCCGAGCATGCAGCAGGTGATCCCGTTCGACGTGGACACCACGGCGGGCAAGGTCGATACCGACAGCTTCTATGATTACGAGCCCGACGAGCAGGCGATCCTTGCCGATCTCTTGCCGCGTGGGGTGGCGACCGCGATCTTTGCCGCGCTGTTGGAAAATGGTGCCTCTGAGCAGGGTGCGCGTATGTCCGCGATGGACAATGCGACGCGCAACGCTGGCGATATGATCGACAGGTTGACGATTGAATACAACCGTTCGCGTCAGGCCGTGATCACCAACGAGCTAATTGAAATCATTTCCGGCGCGGAAGCGCTGTAA
- a CDS encoding F0F1 ATP synthase subunit delta, with translation MDVSEPASISTGIAARYATAIFELVREAKGLAKLESNLTDLAQALNDSDDLRAMIASPVLSRDVQGAAMSAVAAKMKLLPELQNGLALMGQKRRLFVLPQLITQLNAMIAEDKGEVSADVTSAKALTKAQSDKLAKALKARVGKDVKINATVDESLIGGLVVKMGSKMIDTSIRSKLDSLQNSMKEVG, from the coding sequence TCTCTACTGGCATTGCCGCGCGCTATGCCACTGCGATATTCGAGCTTGTGAGAGAGGCCAAAGGCTTGGCCAAACTCGAAAGCAATCTCACTGATCTGGCACAGGCGCTGAATGACAGCGACGACCTGCGTGCGATGATCGCCTCGCCGGTTCTGAGCCGGGATGTGCAGGGTGCTGCGATGTCCGCCGTGGCGGCCAAGATGAAGCTGCTGCCCGAGCTGCAGAATGGTCTGGCGCTGATGGGCCAGAAGCGGCGGCTGTTTGTGCTGCCGCAACTGATTACGCAGCTCAACGCTATGATTGCCGAAGACAAGGGCGAAGTAAGCGCCGACGTGACCAGTGCCAAGGCGCTGACCAAGGCGCAGTCCGACAAGCTGGCCAAAGCGCTGAAGGCGCGCGTGGGCAAGGATGTCAAGATCAATGCGACCGTTGATGAAAGCCTCATCGGCGGTCTAGTCGTCAAGATGGGCTCGAAGATGATCGACACGTCGATCCGCTCCAAGCTCGATTCCCTCCAGAATTCAATGAAAGAGGTCGGATAA
- the atpD gene encoding F0F1 ATP synthase subunit beta: MANAKGKVTQVIGAVVDVQFDGDLPAILNALQTDNHGKKLILEVAQHLGENTVRTIAMDATEGLVRGQAVSDTGAPISVPVGNATLGRILNVIGEPVDEGAPIKATEYRSIHQPAPEFSEQSTASEILVTGIKVVDLLAPYAKGGKIGLFGGAGVGKTVLIMELINNIAKVHSGYSVFAGVGERTREGNDLYHEMIESNVIKPDNLEESQVALVYGQMNEPPGARARVALTGLTLAEQFRDQSGSDVLFFVDNIFRFTQAGSEVSALLGRIPSAVGYQPTLATDMGAMQERITSTKQGSITSIQAVYVPADDLTDPAPATTFAHLDATTVLSRAISELGIYPAVDPLDSNSRLMDPQIVGEEHYQVARDVQGILQRYKSLQDIIAILGMDELSEEDKLTVARARKIQRFLSQPFDVAKVFTGSDGVQVPLEETIKSFKAVVAGEYDHLPEGAFYMVGGIDDVLAKAERMAADAA; this comes from the coding sequence ATGGCAAATGCAAAAGGCAAGGTGACGCAGGTCATTGGCGCCGTTGTGGACGTTCAATTTGACGGCGATCTGCCAGCCATTCTGAACGCGCTGCAGACCGACAACCACGGCAAGAAGCTGATCCTCGAAGTGGCGCAGCATCTGGGCGAGAACACCGTGCGCACCATCGCGATGGACGCGACCGAAGGCCTCGTGCGCGGTCAGGCCGTGAGCGATACCGGTGCGCCGATTTCGGTGCCGGTGGGCAACGCAACCTTGGGCCGCATCCTGAACGTCATCGGTGAGCCGGTGGACGAGGGCGCGCCGATCAAGGCCACGGAATACCGGTCTATCCACCAGCCTGCGCCGGAGTTTTCCGAGCAGTCGACCGCATCCGAGATCCTCGTGACCGGCATCAAGGTTGTGGACCTTCTGGCCCCCTATGCCAAGGGCGGCAAAATTGGCCTCTTCGGCGGTGCCGGTGTGGGCAAGACGGTTCTCATCATGGAACTGATCAACAACATCGCCAAGGTGCACTCGGGCTATTCGGTGTTTGCCGGTGTGGGTGAGCGGACCCGTGAAGGGAACGACCTGTATCACGAGATGATCGAATCCAACGTGATCAAGCCCGACAATCTAGAAGAAAGCCAAGTGGCCCTTGTCTATGGTCAGATGAACGAGCCTCCGGGGGCGCGTGCGCGTGTGGCGCTGACCGGCCTGACGCTGGCCGAGCAGTTCCGCGATCAGTCCGGGTCGGACGTGTTGTTCTTTGTCGACAACATCTTCCGCTTTACGCAAGCAGGGTCCGAGGTGTCGGCGCTGTTGGGTCGTATCCCGTCTGCCGTGGGCTATCAGCCGACGCTGGCCACCGACATGGGTGCCATGCAGGAGCGCATTACCTCGACCAAGCAGGGGTCTATCACGTCCATTCAGGCCGTTTACGTGCCTGCGGACGACTTGACCGACCCGGCACCTGCCACGACATTCGCCCACCTTGACGCAACGACCGTTCTTAGCCGTGCGATTTCCGAGCTTGGTATTTACCCGGCTGTGGACCCGCTCGACTCGAACTCGCGTCTGATGGACCCGCAGATCGTGGGCGAGGAGCATTATCAGGTTGCGCGTGACGTGCAGGGGATTTTGCAGCGTTACAAATCGCTTCAGGACATCATCGCCATTCTGGGCATGGACGAACTGAGCGAAGAGGACAAGTTGACCGTGGCGCGTGCCCGGAAAATCCAGCGTTTCCTCAGCCAGCCGTTCGACGTGGCCAAGGTGTTCACTGGCTCTGACGGGGTTCAGGTGCCGCTGGAAGAAACGATCAAATCGTTCAAGGCCGTGGTCGCGGGCGAGTATGATCACCTGCCCGAAGGTGCCTTCTACATGGTGGGCGGCATCGACGACGTGCTCGCCAAAGCCGAACGTATGGCTGCTGACGCGGCCTGA
- the atpA gene encoding F0F1 ATP synthase subunit alpha → MGIQAAEISAILKDQIKNFGQDAEVAEIGRVLSVGDGIARVHGLDNVQAGELVEFPGSIMGMALNLESDNVGVVIFGSDRDIKEGDTVKRTKSIVDVPIGDELLGRVVDGLGNPLDGKGPIKTKTRGLADVKAPGIIPRKSVHEPMATGLKSVDAMIPIGRGQRELIIGDRQTGKTAVALDAILNQKIYNEAAGDDESKKLYCVYVAVGQKRSTVAQLVKKLEESGAIKYSIVVAATASDPAPMQFLAPYSATAMAEHFRDNGRHALIVYDDLSKQAVAYRQMSLLLRRPPGREAYPGDVFYLHSRLLERSAKLNSDNGSGSLTALPIIETQGGDVSAFIPTNVISITDGQIFLETELFYQGIRPAVNTGLSVSRVGSSAQTNAMKSVAGPVKLELAQYREMAAFAQFGSDLDAATQQLLNRGARLTELMKQPQYSPLTNAEIVCVIYAGTKGYLDKIPVSQVGRYEQGLLKHLRGKHADLLAYITKEDPKIKGEAEDRIKAALDEFAADFA, encoded by the coding sequence ATGGGTATCCAAGCAGCAGAGATTTCTGCGATCCTGAAGGACCAGATCAAGAACTTTGGCCAAGACGCCGAAGTTGCAGAGATCGGCCGGGTTCTCTCGGTGGGTGACGGGATCGCACGGGTTCACGGGCTGGACAATGTTCAGGCTGGCGAGCTTGTCGAGTTTCCGGGCTCGATCATGGGCATGGCGCTGAACCTTGAGAGCGACAACGTCGGTGTCGTGATCTTCGGGTCGGACCGTGACATCAAGGAAGGCGACACCGTCAAGCGCACCAAGTCCATCGTGGACGTGCCGATTGGCGACGAGCTGTTGGGCCGCGTTGTGGACGGTCTGGGCAACCCGCTGGATGGCAAGGGCCCGATCAAGACCAAGACCCGCGGTCTGGCTGACGTCAAAGCCCCCGGCATTATTCCGCGTAAATCGGTGCACGAGCCGATGGCGACTGGCCTCAAATCCGTAGACGCCATGATCCCGATCGGTCGCGGTCAGCGCGAGCTGATCATTGGTGACCGTCAGACCGGCAAGACTGCCGTGGCGCTGGACGCGATCCTGAACCAAAAGATCTATAACGAAGCGGCGGGCGACGACGAGAGCAAGAAGCTCTATTGCGTTTACGTCGCTGTGGGCCAGAAGCGCTCGACCGTGGCGCAGCTGGTGAAAAAGCTCGAAGAGAGCGGCGCGATCAAGTATTCGATCGTCGTGGCCGCCACCGCGTCGGACCCCGCGCCGATGCAGTTCCTGGCACCCTATTCCGCAACCGCGATGGCCGAGCATTTCCGCGACAATGGCCGTCACGCGCTGATCGTGTACGATGACCTTTCCAAGCAGGCTGTGGCCTATCGCCAGATGTCGCTGTTGCTGCGTCGTCCGCCCGGTCGTGAAGCCTATCCGGGGGACGTGTTCTATCTTCACTCCCGTCTGCTGGAGCGTTCGGCCAAGCTGAACAGTGACAATGGTTCGGGCTCGCTTACTGCGCTGCCGATCATTGAAACCCAAGGTGGCGACGTGTCGGCGTTTATTCCGACCAACGTGATCTCGATCACCGACGGCCAGATCTTCCTTGAGACGGAACTGTTCTATCAGGGTATCCGTCCGGCTGTGAACACCGGTCTGTCGGTGTCGCGTGTGGGCTCTTCTGCTCAGACCAATGCGATGAAGTCGGTCGCGGGTCCGGTGAAGCTGGAACTGGCGCAGTATCGCGAGATGGCGGCCTTTGCTCAGTTCGGGTCCGACCTTGACGCGGCAACGCAGCAGTTGCTGAACCGTGGTGCGCGTCTGACCGAGTTGATGAAGCAGCCGCAGTATTCGCCGCTGACCAATGCCGAGATCGTCTGCGTGATCTATGCGGGCACCAAGGGTTATCTGGACAAGATCCCGGTAAGCCAAGTGGGCCGCTATGAGCAAGGTCTGCTCAAGCACCTGCGCGGCAAACATGCCGATCTGCTGGCATACATCACCAAGGAAGACCCCAAGATCAAGGGTGAGGCCGAGGACCGTATCAAAGCTGCGCTGGACGAATTCGCCGCTGACTTCGCATAA